The following proteins come from a genomic window of Winogradskyella sp. PC-19:
- a CDS encoding calcium/sodium antiporter, with the protein MNVLLIILGLVLLVVGGEFLVRASVGLSFKLKLSKLVIGMTVVSFATSAPELLVSLQAALDGVSDIALGNVIGSNIANIGLVLGITAIISPLIVDREFYKLNWPMLMFMSFALYFFLSNDNLLSAVEGAILFTVLVMFLILLIRDSRKKTKASIIAEDIDESLAVVSNFKIGIWLIIGAAGLYYGSEWLVDGAKGLAQAVGISDYAISVTVIAIGTSVPELAASVIAALKKEKAISLGNLIGSNIFNIASVLGLTAMIKPIAVESPKILSTNIFWMIGFAAVLIPLVFLGKRFSIGRKKGLLLFVAYLIFIGLAFS; encoded by the coding sequence ATGAATGTATTACTCATAATCTTAGGATTAGTTTTACTTGTAGTAGGAGGTGAGTTTTTGGTAAGAGCATCGGTTGGGCTCTCATTTAAATTAAAACTTTCAAAGCTTGTTATAGGTATGACGGTTGTCTCCTTTGCGACATCGGCACCTGAGTTATTAGTTAGTTTACAAGCCGCTTTAGATGGTGTAAGTGATATCGCTTTAGGTAATGTAATAGGCTCTAATATTGCAAACATCGGTTTAGTATTAGGAATTACTGCAATTATATCACCTTTAATAGTTGATAGAGAATTTTATAAGCTTAACTGGCCTATGCTTATGTTTATGTCATTTGCTTTATATTTTTTTCTGAGTAATGATAACCTACTTTCAGCAGTTGAGGGTGCGATTTTATTTACGGTATTAGTTATGTTTTTGATTTTACTTATCAGAGATTCTAGAAAGAAAACAAAAGCAAGTATTATAGCTGAAGATATAGATGAAAGTTTAGCAGTAGTTTCAAATTTTAAAATAGGAATATGGCTTATTATTGGAGCTGCAGGACTATACTATGGTTCTGAATGGTTGGTTGATGGTGCTAAAGGCTTAGCTCAAGCTGTTGGTATTAGTGATTATGCAATATCTGTTACAGTAATTGCTATTGGTACAAGTGTGCCAGAATTGGCTGCCTCAGTAATTGCCGCATTAAAAAAGGAGAAAGCTATATCTTTAGGTAATCTAATAGGTTCTAACATATTTAATATAGCTTCAGTATTAGGTTTAACAGCAATGATTAAACCGATAGCCGTGGAGTCACCAAAAATACTATCTACAAATATCTTTTGGATGATTGGCTTTGCTGCTGTTTTGATTCCTTTAGTTTTTTTAGGAAAACGTTTTTCAATAGGTCGTAAAAAAGGTCTTTTACTATTTGTAGCTTATCTCATTTTTATAGGCTTAGCGTTTAGTTAA
- a CDS encoding YeeE/YedE family protein, which produces MEYLLQPWPWYISGPLIALIMFTLLYFGRTFGMSSNLRTLCAIGGAGKKVTFFKFDWKAQRWNLIVVLGAIFGGFIAHYFLSNPTDINLSQETIADLTALGFNDAGKTLLPPELFSWENIFTVKGMLILIIGGFLVGFGTRYAGGCTSGHAITGLSSLQLPSLIAVIGFFIGGLIMIHLIYPILF; this is translated from the coding sequence ATGGAATACCTTTTACAACCTTGGCCTTGGTATATATCAGGACCACTTATCGCTCTAATAATGTTTACACTTCTGTATTTCGGAAGAACTTTTGGAATGTCCTCTAATCTTAGAACACTATGTGCCATTGGTGGTGCAGGTAAAAAAGTCACCTTTTTTAAGTTTGATTGGAAAGCGCAACGCTGGAACTTAATTGTTGTTCTTGGGGCAATTTTTGGTGGATTTATTGCACATTATTTTTTATCAAATCCAACTGATATTAATTTAAGCCAAGAAACTATTGCAGACTTGACTGCCTTAGGATTTAATGATGCTGGCAAAACACTTTTACCTCCAGAATTATTTAGTTGGGAAAATATTTTTACAGTAAAAGGAATGCTTATCCTAATTATTGGTGGTTTTCTTGTTGGCTTCGGAACACGTTATGCTGGTGGTTGTACTTCTGGCCATGCAATTACTGGTTTGAGTAGTTTACAATTACCGTCTTTAATCGCAGTAATTGGCTTTTTTATTGGCGGTTTAATTATGATTCATCTTATTTATCCAATCCTATTTTAA
- a CDS encoding glutamine synthetase beta-grasp domain-containing protein: MSKSKLEYIWLDGYKPTQNMRSKTKVEEDFSGKLEDCPVWSFDGSSTKQAEGGSSDCLLKPVAIYPDPARDNGYLVMTEVLNADGTPHESNGRATIDDDDNDFWFGFEQEYFIMDKDTQLPLGFPIGGYPGPQGMYYCSVGGRNTHGRDFVEEHADLCIAAGLNFEGINQEVASGQWEYQLFAKGAKKAGDEIWVSRYLLDRLTEQYGYYIEYHPKPVKGDWNGSGMHANFSNTTLRTCGSQETYEKICEAFRPVVKEHMAVYGEFNDERLTGLHETAHVDDFSYGISDRGASIRIPIITVEKGWKGWLEDRRPASNGDPYKIAGRIIKTVKSADIS, translated from the coding sequence ATGAGCAAATCCAAGTTAGAGTACATTTGGTTAGATGGTTACAAACCAACACAAAACATGAGAAGTAAAACTAAAGTTGAAGAAGACTTTAGTGGAAAACTTGAAGATTGTCCTGTTTGGTCTTTTGATGGATCGTCAACAAAACAAGCCGAAGGTGGATCTTCTGATTGTTTATTAAAACCAGTAGCAATCTATCCTGATCCAGCAAGAGATAACGGATATTTAGTAATGACTGAAGTTTTAAATGCAGATGGAACTCCGCATGAATCAAACGGCCGTGCTACAATTGACGACGATGACAACGACTTCTGGTTCGGTTTTGAGCAAGAATACTTTATAATGGATAAAGATACGCAGTTACCACTTGGTTTTCCAATTGGTGGTTATCCAGGACCTCAAGGTATGTATTATTGTTCTGTTGGTGGAAGAAATACTCATGGTAGAGATTTTGTAGAAGAACATGCAGATTTATGTATTGCAGCGGGTCTTAACTTTGAAGGCATAAATCAAGAAGTTGCTTCTGGTCAGTGGGAATATCAATTATTTGCTAAAGGCGCAAAAAAAGCAGGTGATGAAATTTGGGTTTCACGTTATTTACTAGATAGACTCACTGAACAATATGGGTATTACATAGAGTACCACCCAAAACCTGTAAAAGGAGATTGGAATGGTTCTGGTATGCACGCAAATTTCTCAAATACGACATTAAGAACTTGCGGTTCTCAAGAAACTTATGAGAAAATATGTGAAGCATTTAGACCAGTTGTTAAAGAACATATGGCTGTTTACGGAGAGTTTAACGATGAGCGTTTAACTGGATTACATGAAACAGCTCACGTTGATGACTTTTCTTATGGTATTTCTGATAGAGGAGCTTCAATTAGAATTCCAATAATTACTGTAGAAAAAGGTTGGAAAGGCTGGTTAGAAGATCGTCGACCAGCTTCTAATGGCGACCCTTATAAAATTGCAGGTCGTATTATAAAAACTGTAAAATCAGCAGACATTTCTTAA
- a CDS encoding Crp/Fnr family transcriptional regulator gives MISKNTLQPFGYLFDSELITKISEVARLVSFKKNDIIIDIGQSLEHIPLLINGNIKVLREDKNGEELLLYVLESGDTCAMSLTCCMAKSASKIRAVADEDTSVIMIPISYMQLWFNTNQSWRNFILESYQERFDEMLETIDSIAFLKMDARLYKYLTDKVKLTASTTLNITHQEISEDLHTSRVVISRLLKQIENEKKIKLGRHKIEILKF, from the coding sequence ATGATTTCAAAGAACACTCTTCAACCTTTTGGCTACTTATTTGATTCTGAATTAATAACAAAAATCTCAGAAGTAGCTCGCTTGGTATCATTTAAAAAAAATGATATCATCATAGATATAGGACAAAGCTTAGAACATATTCCCTTATTAATTAACGGAAATATTAAGGTATTGCGAGAAGACAAAAATGGCGAGGAACTATTACTTTATGTTCTCGAATCTGGTGATACTTGCGCCATGTCACTAACGTGTTGTATGGCAAAATCCGCAAGCAAAATTAGAGCAGTAGCAGATGAAGACACTAGTGTTATAATGATACCTATATCATACATGCAACTATGGTTTAACACTAATCAAAGTTGGAGAAATTTTATTTTAGAAAGTTATCAAGAACGTTTTGATGAAATGCTAGAAACTATTGATTCTATTGCATTTCTTAAAATGGATGCGCGATTGTATAAATACCTGACTGACAAAGTAAAACTGACCGCTTCAACCACATTAAATATTACACATCAAGAAATATCCGAAGATTTACACACCTCTAGAGTTGTAATTTCTAGACTTCTAAAACAAATTGAAAACGAAAAGAAAATAAAACTTGGACGGCATAAAATTGAAATACTTAAGTTTTAG
- a CDS encoding BlaI/MecI/CopY family transcriptional regulator, with protein sequence MQKLTNKEEEIMHILWQLKKSFVKDVLAEIKTDKPHYNTLSTIIRHLEEKGYVAYNAYGKTHQYYPIISKEDYKSKFMNTAIANYFNSSYKNMVSFFAKEEKISVDELKEIIDLIEKKK encoded by the coding sequence ATGCAAAAGCTTACTAATAAAGAAGAAGAAATCATGCACATCTTATGGCAACTTAAAAAGTCTTTTGTAAAAGATGTTTTAGCAGAAATAAAAACTGACAAACCACATTATAATACATTATCGACAATCATAAGACATCTTGAAGAAAAAGGATATGTTGCTTATAATGCTTACGGAAAAACGCATCAATACTACCCTATTATAAGTAAAGAAGATTATAAATCTAAATTTATGAATACTGCAATTGCCAACTACTTTAACAGCTCTTATAAAAACATGGTATCCTTTTTTGCAAAAGAAGAAAAGATTAGTGTAGATGAGCTTAAAGAAATTATTGACCTCATAGAAAAAAAGAAGTAA
- a CDS encoding M56 family metallopeptidase, translating into MEYLIKVSALIVLLYLGYTIFLKKETFFSHNRWFLLLGLVAALILPLIVIPIYISVEPISISETPMNFIIDNSTGIVQETPFDWSQLLKLIYVIGVIICLTQFVLQFGSLLILLLNNTKNKDGIYTYVIVKNRISPFSFFKWIVYNPNLFSNEELQLIINHEKVHVRQWHSLDIIVSRLACVFFWFNPLIWFYHKDIQQNLEYIADENAQRNSDSEKNYQHLLLKTSVGNNNSNLTSNFYNSLIKKRIVMLQKSRSKSVNRWKSIFILPLFTIFLMSFNTEEVFIEAEKPLVENAISENTPDFKNLKLIEIIFSKDTSNEEIKRLKAELKAQDIDMIIKNIKRNKKEEIIKINISFESKNSSTNYSVSDNNAIAPFYFKLDDNNNMSVGAFKNEIIEVEEQEIIEVIEEPQVIEEPQVIEEIIEVIEEEEGNKRKTKTFVIRQNGNTTKITGDTIHIIESNPKTKGKYIFRTKDSIVVGKPNTAYTFKSNGNAKVSSNSFTIKTDSINYKNTIRFRNSKGKNPIYIVNGKVASKKDLKKMNPNKIAEVNVIKGDKATTLYGKNAKDGVIEIKTKGKASKKKNPWQISKIEATDVFKTSTKEELKKFLSTANKPLIAINGDILENIDVKDLDYSIIKSISIVDDKTATEIYGNQGKNGIVVITTNEAKNRFERLTQNNEDYNVQVGSIRFVDDNKDNKMVLHFITKNTPNNLMETHKKDLAANGITVKYSKLKRNKEGEIIRLKVSVKDEDGNSSVGSFNNANGIPTINFGKYGDDLVVSSKPL; encoded by the coding sequence ATGGAATACTTAATCAAAGTAAGTGCACTTATTGTATTACTCTATTTAGGTTATACGATTTTTCTAAAAAAGGAAACTTTCTTTAGCCATAATCGTTGGTTTTTACTTTTAGGATTAGTGGCTGCATTGATTTTACCTTTAATCGTGATACCTATATATATTTCTGTTGAGCCTATCTCTATTTCTGAAACACCTATGAATTTTATTATAGATAACTCTACAGGCATAGTTCAAGAAACACCTTTTGATTGGTCACAACTACTAAAATTAATTTATGTTATTGGTGTTATAATTTGTTTGACACAATTTGTATTGCAATTTGGTTCACTTTTAATTTTATTATTAAACAATACTAAAAACAAAGATGGCATTTACACATACGTTATTGTAAAAAATAGAATATCTCCTTTTTCATTTTTTAAATGGATAGTATATAACCCAAATCTATTTTCTAATGAAGAATTGCAACTTATTATAAATCACGAAAAAGTGCATGTACGCCAATGGCACTCATTAGATATAATTGTTTCTAGACTAGCCTGTGTATTCTTTTGGTTTAATCCGTTAATATGGTTTTACCATAAAGATATTCAACAAAATCTTGAATATATCGCTGACGAAAATGCACAGCGTAATTCTGACTCAGAGAAAAATTATCAACACTTGTTACTTAAAACTAGTGTTGGTAACAACAACAGCAATCTTACATCAAATTTTTATAATTCATTAATCAAAAAACGAATCGTTATGTTACAAAAAAGCCGATCAAAATCAGTTAATCGCTGGAAATCGATATTTATTTTACCTCTTTTTACCATTTTTCTAATGAGCTTTAATACTGAAGAAGTTTTCATAGAAGCTGAAAAACCTTTAGTAGAAAATGCAATAAGTGAAAACACACCAGATTTTAAAAACCTAAAGCTTATCGAAATCATTTTTTCAAAGGATACTTCTAACGAAGAGATTAAAAGGTTAAAAGCCGAATTAAAGGCTCAAGACATAGATATGATAATCAAAAACATCAAAAGAAATAAAAAGGAAGAAATTATAAAAATTAATATTTCATTTGAGTCTAAAAATAGCTCAACAAATTACAGTGTTAGTGATAACAATGCGATAGCTCCTTTTTATTTCAAACTAGATGACAATAATAACATGAGTGTTGGTGCTTTTAAGAATGAAATCATTGAAGTTGAAGAGCAAGAAATTATTGAAGTCATTGAGGAACCACAAGTCATTGAGGAACCACAAGTCATTGAAGAAATAATAGAAGTCATCGAAGAAGAAGAAGGAAACAAAAGGAAAACCAAAACCTTTGTAATACGTCAAAATGGTAATACTACTAAAATAACTGGAGATACAATTCATATTATCGAAAGTAACCCAAAGACCAAAGGAAAATATATTTTTAGAACAAAAGATTCTATTGTAGTTGGAAAACCAAACACTGCTTACACATTTAAGTCTAATGGTAATGCAAAGGTTAGTTCAAATAGCTTTACAATAAAGACGGACTCTATTAATTACAAAAACACCATCAGATTCAGAAATTCTAAAGGTAAGAACCCTATTTATATCGTAAACGGTAAAGTAGCTTCTAAAAAAGATTTGAAAAAAATGAATCCAAATAAAATTGCTGAAGTCAATGTAATAAAAGGTGATAAAGCTACTACCTTATATGGTAAAAATGCAAAAGATGGAGTAATAGAAATAAAGACTAAAGGGAAAGCGAGTAAAAAGAAGAACCCATGGCAAATCTCCAAAATTGAAGCCACTGATGTTTTTAAAACTTCAACAAAAGAAGAGCTAAAAAAGTTCCTAAGTACAGCGAACAAACCTTTAATTGCTATTAATGGAGATATTTTAGAAAATATAGATGTTAAAGATTTAGATTATTCGATTATTAAATCTATTTCTATCGTTGACGATAAAACAGCTACAGAAATATATGGCAATCAAGGAAAAAATGGCATAGTAGTCATAACTACTAATGAAGCAAAAAACAGATTTGAAAGATTAACACAAAACAACGAAGACTATAATGTACAAGTTGGTTCTATTAGATTTGTAGATGATAACAAGGACAATAAAATGGTTTTACATTTTATTACTAAAAACACTCCGAACAACTTAATGGAAACTCATAAAAAAGACCTTGCCGCTAATGGGATTACTGTAAAATATTCAAAATTAAAGCGCAACAAAGAAGGTGAAATTATACGACTCAAAGTATCGGTTAAGGATGAGGACGGAAATTCGAGTGTAGGTTCTTTTAATAACGCAAATGGCATACCTACGATTAATTTCGGAAAATATGGTGATGATTTGGTGGTAAGTTCTAAACCGCTTTAA
- a CDS encoding DUF6691 family protein, whose protein sequence is MSKYIKFFIVGIIFGIVLVKSEAVSWYRIFEMFKFQSFHMYGIIGSAVTTGIVLLLISKKLKIKTIEDQYLKVPKKADGFRRYIIGGSIFGLGWALAGACPGPMYILLGTGVFSILIVIAAAILGTYTYGVLKDKLPH, encoded by the coding sequence ATGAGTAAGTATATAAAATTCTTTATAGTAGGTATCATTTTTGGAATTGTTTTGGTAAAATCCGAGGCTGTTTCATGGTATAGGATTTTTGAAATGTTTAAATTTCAATCTTTCCATATGTATGGTATTATTGGTTCGGCAGTAACAACAGGTATTGTATTATTGTTAATCTCAAAAAAATTAAAAATAAAAACAATTGAAGACCAATATTTAAAAGTCCCAAAAAAAGCTGATGGTTTTAGAAGATATATCATTGGAGGAAGCATTTTTGGTCTTGGTTGGGCACTTGCAGGAGCATGTCCTGGCCCAATGTATATTTTATTGGGTACTGGAGTATTTTCAATATTAATAGTTATTGCAGCAGCAATTCTTGGCACATATACATATGGTGTCTTAAAAGATAAATTACCGCATTAA
- a CDS encoding SsrA-binding protein — protein sequence MKKTVFKFLAKVNKVVLPSYTKRRLDLTKATKLQLAIFGWRLYVTKNALD from the coding sequence ATGAAGAAAACAGTTTTTAAATTTTTAGCTAAAGTCAACAAAGTAGTATTACCATCTTATACTAAGAGAAGACTTGACCTTACAAAAGCAACAAAATTACAATTGGCAATTTTTGGTTGGCGATTGTATGTTACTAAAAATGCTTTGGATTAA
- a CDS encoding endonuclease codes for MRNFPLFVLLFLSALASSQDLVINELDCDTPGTDNLEFIEIKSAMPNQVISNRVLVFFNGSNSGNDSSYLVIDLDGQKTDGNGILLIGSTSVSPYPQIIIPVSVIQNGADAVAIYTGTPDDFPNLTPATINNLMDVIVYDTSDADDTVLLNTFRADPRFSSLQQINEGSGNNTNSIKRNNDGTYSVGLPSPRQINEGSGVILNPISVSVDETAYEEGDNFTITFTSELPVSETTTFNITLDNDGFTTGDFSGSTNITFLAGEQTATTFIVLLDDVLDEGDEELIIEIQNLEEEFQPTTVTNPPVAGNNFILVRVVDNDFTMAAWGSPLNPTYDQVTSTQPADYYSSLNGKSGQQLRDAITAIIAEEGVVRNYSYATVYNILEDADQNPSNSNEVWMLYTEQTRAKLDRQNTGSSTGKWNREHTFPRSRGDFDEWEDYDEVPTEMNFGFLNTNADSLRHGYSDAHALRVADGPENSRRNNRNYSNNFGDEEYNGAIKSDMSVSTSFRGDVARTTMYMELRYNGLSLVNGFPELPFPRTGELGDLATLLQWHEDDAPDDFEMNRNNIVFEWQRNRNPFIDLPDLVDYIWGDKVGMIYNGALSTDNKELNRFTFFPNPAKNSLKFEGITSLTIIEVLSIEGRKVETLKPNTSNTVNIDLASGVYLLRFTDGSLIETKRLVIK; via the coding sequence ATGCGAAATTTTCCCCTTTTTGTGTTGTTGTTTTTATCGGCATTAGCTTCATCTCAAGATTTGGTAATTAATGAACTAGATTGCGATACACCTGGAACAGACAATCTGGAGTTTATCGAAATAAAATCAGCTATGCCAAATCAGGTTATATCTAACCGAGTTTTAGTTTTTTTTAATGGTTCTAATAGTGGTAACGATTCTAGTTACCTAGTCATTGATTTAGATGGGCAAAAAACCGATGGCAACGGTATTTTATTAATTGGTAGTACATCTGTTTCGCCGTACCCTCAAATTATTATTCCTGTAAGTGTAATACAAAATGGAGCAGATGCTGTTGCTATTTATACAGGAACGCCAGATGATTTTCCAAATTTAACACCAGCGACCATCAATAATTTAATGGATGTGATTGTTTATGATACTTCTGATGCGGATGATACAGTTTTATTAAATACGTTTAGAGCAGATCCAAGATTTTCAAGTTTACAGCAAATTAATGAAGGTTCAGGTAATAACACAAATTCAATTAAGCGAAATAATGATGGAACCTATTCTGTGGGTTTACCATCGCCAAGACAGATTAATGAAGGTAGTGGCGTAATACTTAATCCTATATCAGTATCTGTTGATGAAACTGCTTATGAAGAAGGTGATAATTTTACGATAACTTTCACTTCAGAGTTGCCAGTTTCGGAGACCACAACATTTAATATTACATTGGATAATGATGGTTTTACAACAGGAGATTTTTCGGGTTCTACAAATATTACGTTTCTAGCAGGTGAGCAAACTGCAACTACGTTTATTGTGCTGTTAGATGACGTTTTAGATGAAGGAGATGAGGAACTTATTATCGAAATTCAGAATTTAGAAGAAGAGTTTCAGCCCACAACAGTGACTAATCCACCAGTTGCAGGAAACAATTTTATATTGGTAAGAGTCGTAGATAACGATTTTACAATGGCAGCTTGGGGATCACCATTAAATCCAACTTACGATCAGGTAACGAGTACACAACCTGCAGATTATTACAGTAGTTTAAACGGCAAGTCTGGTCAGCAATTACGAGATGCTATTACAGCAATTATTGCAGAAGAAGGTGTTGTTAGAAACTATAGTTATGCAACAGTCTATAATATTTTGGAAGATGCAGACCAAAATCCATCAAATAGTAATGAAGTCTGGATGTTATACACGGAACAGACAAGAGCTAAACTAGACCGTCAAAATACAGGTAGTAGTACAGGAAAATGGAACAGAGAACATACTTTTCCTAGATCCAGAGGCGATTTTGATGAATGGGAAGATTATGATGAGGTACCAACTGAAATGAATTTTGGATTTTTAAATACAAATGCTGATTCTTTAAGGCATGGCTATTCTGATGCACACGCCTTAAGAGTTGCTGATGGACCAGAAAATAGCCGTAGAAATAATAGAAACTACAGTAATAATTTTGGAGATGAGGAATATAATGGCGCTATAAAAAGCGATATGTCAGTATCTACAAGTTTTAGAGGTGATGTTGCTAGAACTACCATGTATATGGAGCTAAGGTATAACGGTTTGTCTTTAGTGAATGGTTTTCCAGAATTACCTTTTCCTCGTACAGGAGAATTGGGCGATTTAGCAACACTTTTACAATGGCACGAAGATGATGCTCCTGATGATTTTGAAATGAATAGAAATAATATTGTCTTTGAGTGGCAACGTAATAGAAATCCGTTTATTGACTTACCAGATTTGGTTGACTACATTTGGGGAGATAAAGTAGGAATGATATATAATGGAGCTTTAAGTACAGATAATAAGGAGTTAAATCGTTTTACTTTCTTTCCTAACCCAGCAAAAAATAGTTTGAAATTTGAAGGTATAACATCTTTGACGATAATTGAAGTTTTGTCTATTGAAGGTCGAAAAGTTGAAACTTTAAAACCAAACACTTCCAATACTGTTAATATAGATTTAGCTTCGGGTGTCTATCTTTTGAGATTTACTGATGGTAGTTTAATAGAGACAAAAAGATTAGTAATCAAATAA
- a CDS encoding OmpA family protein, with the protein MGNLYKIVLVSFLFFSFQNTNAQDEYNPWAISVGFNAVDYFPVGQPDPQGDLFDEFFNVNDHWNIFPMLTKIEVSKYWKNRISFSASASFNRIKKFGTNINPSSGKEENNIVDNLAYYALDGSINYSFTDATINNLEPYIGAGGGYTWLNSIGSGTLNGSLGLRYWFSEKVAFNLQSTYKHVFEVYGFRHFQHTASVVYKFGGKKDTDRDGISDDIDACPEKPGLLKYNGCPDTDEDGISDPNDNCPKTPGLEALNGCPDADNDGITDRNDKCPNTAGLAALNGCPDADNDGITDQQDKCPEIAGPFKNYGCPWPDTDGDGVPDKDDKCPTETGTLANGGCKEFTREEENLINQYARVILFNPGRTDIKEESKNILQDIITIMKNNSTARFYINGYTDSVGPASQNLKLSEERAIAVKNYLVINGINPNRLRSQGFGEENPIATNMVIEGRRKNRRVEIILAK; encoded by the coding sequence ATGGGGAATTTATACAAAATAGTTTTAGTTTCTTTTTTATTTTTCAGCTTTCAAAACACTAATGCTCAGGACGAATATAATCCTTGGGCTATAAGTGTCGGATTCAATGCTGTAGATTACTTTCCTGTTGGTCAACCAGATCCACAAGGTGATTTATTTGATGAATTTTTTAATGTTAACGACCACTGGAATATTTTTCCTATGCTCACAAAGATTGAAGTATCTAAATACTGGAAGAATCGAATTTCATTTTCTGCTTCAGCTTCTTTTAACAGAATCAAAAAATTTGGCACCAACATAAATCCATCATCCGGTAAGGAAGAAAATAACATCGTTGATAATCTAGCATATTACGCTTTAGACGGCTCAATAAATTATAGTTTTACAGACGCTACAATTAACAATTTAGAACCATATATCGGTGCAGGTGGTGGTTATACATGGCTAAACTCAATTGGTTCTGGAACATTAAATGGTTCTTTAGGATTACGCTATTGGTTTAGCGAAAAAGTTGCTTTTAATCTTCAAAGTACGTATAAACATGTTTTTGAAGTATATGGATTTAGACATTTTCAGCATACAGCTTCGGTTGTTTATAAATTTGGCGGGAAAAAAGATACCGATCGTGATGGGATTAGTGATGATATAGACGCTTGTCCTGAAAAACCAGGTCTGCTAAAATATAATGGTTGTCCTGATACAGACGAAGATGGCATTAGTGACCCTAATGATAATTGTCCAAAAACACCTGGATTAGAAGCATTAAATGGTTGTCCTGATGCTGATAACGACGGTATTACCGACAGAAATGACAAGTGTCCAAATACAGCGGGTCTAGCGGCTCTAAATGGCTGTCCTGATGCTGATAATGATGGCATTACAGACCAACAGGATAAATGTCCTGAAATAGCTGGACCTTTTAAAAATTACGGTTGTCCTTGGCCAGATACAGATGGAGACGGTGTACCAGATAAAGATGACAAGTGCCCAACTGAAACCGGCACTTTAGCTAATGGTGGTTGTAAAGAATTTACAAGAGAAGAAGAAAATCTAATCAATCAATACGCTAGAGTTATCCTTTTCAATCCTGGCAGAACAGATATTAAAGAAGAATCAAAAAATATATTGCAAGATATTATAACCATAATGAAAAATAACTCTACTGCAAGATTTTACATCAATGGATACACTGATAGCGTTGGTCCAGCTTCACAAAATCTAAAATTATCAGAAGAGCGTGCAATTGCAGTTAAAAATTACTTGGTTATAAACGGAATTAATCCAAACAGATTAAGATCTCAAGGCTTTGGAGAAGAAAACCCAATAGCAACTAATATGGTTATTGAAGGTAGACGAAAGAATAGACGTGTAGAAATTATATTAGCTAAATAA